Genomic DNA from Hordeum vulgare subsp. vulgare chromosome 2H, MorexV3_pseudomolecules_assembly, whole genome shotgun sequence:
TTCTTTCGGTGATGTCGAGCTCGTGGCCGGCGAGTCAACGGTTGAGGAAGCCGCTGATGGCCGTGTCCTGCGCCACGGCCTCGTCGCAGCCCGGTTCCAGCAGGTGGAACCTGTGCCCCTTCCCCGGCGCCTGCCACAtctccgcctcgccacgccagccGCTCGCCCCGAGCCGGTCGTAGTAGGCGCGGCCGCGGTCGCGGAGGACGTCGGCCCCGGCGACGCACACGAGGACGCGCCCGCACGCCAGGGCCTCGAGCCCCGGCGCACCGTCCGCGAGCGGGTTGATGAGCGGGTCGTCCTCCCCCGCGGCGGCCGGGCACGCCACGCGCCACAGCCTTCCGAGCCGCTCCCGCATCGCCGGGTCCAGGCCGTCGGATCCCACCTCGTCGCTCCCCAGGAAGTATGGGTGCACCAGGACGAGGCCGCGGATGCTGGCACCCGCACGCATGGCCACGTGGTGCGCGATGTTGGCCCCGGCGCTGTCGCCGCCGAGGTAGAGGCGCGAGGGGTCGGCGTGGCGGGCGAGCCACGGGTCGTGACCTGCGCCGGAGCTGTGGGAGACGACCCATGCGAGCGCGTCCCACGAGTCCGCGTACGCGGCGGGGACGGGGTGCTCGGGCGCGAGGCGGTACTCGACGGAGACGACGAGAGCGTGGGCGAGCGCGGCGAAGGCGTTGAGGTAGGCGTGGTAGGTGGAGTCGAAGGCGGAGAAGAGGCAGAACCCGCCGCCGTGGTAGTAGACGAGGACGGGGAGCCTGGCGTCCACTGCGTCGGCGGTGTCCAGGCGGGGGAGGTAGAGGCGCGCGGAGACGTTGGGGGAGATGGCGGTGTCGCGGGAGGCGACCCCGGTGACGGCGTCGGTGGAGGCGGCGACGAAGTCGGAGCCGGCCGGGTAGCGCTCCACGCGGCTCTTGTAGACGCGGAGGCGCGGCATGGACTCGTACATGATCTCGTCGTCGTCGGCCGTGGCCGCCGGGGTCGCGGTGGGCGCGGCGGACATGGCGTGGTGCAGTTGGACTTTGGGTTGATCAAAGCGATGGATGGCTCCGGTAGTATATATTGCAGTAGCTGGCTGCTTGCTGCAGCTACTACTGTGATCTCATCAACTCGCCGAGGAGTCACTAGTTTCATAGATTAAATTTGGGGGACTGATCTGCGTCCGGCGCGCCGGCTAAACTTTCGGCCGCCCGCACGCGTGAGCCGCAGGATCCACTAACCCCGCctcgtccgcaccgttggatccaGATGCAACATATTTTCTTATATGCAGCatatttttcaacggttgcaaaaataaaataaaatttatagtaaaaaaaatatctacgtgatcgtagcaaaaaaacgaagctgatgctaCGTGGTAGCTAAAGTcgaacgccggttgtaacaaatatttacgtgaggtgtatgcaacttttttagggaacggttgcagcaaaacatgatgtcggttgtagcaaaaattaacacgtagcaaaaagtaaaaaaacatcgattgtaacaaaaatccgacgaactggagttgcaaccaaacgtatatgcagcttttttactgggacaaaaaatagtaaaaaaaacgcttgcagcaaaaataacgctggttgcaacatatttagacgaaaaatgttaCATCCATTGACCACAGAAGCACGCCGGtgggaaaaatgttgcaaagGCCCGCGCACGTGAGGGGGCGACCGGCGcgtcggttcggccggcgcgcgGGTGAGAAACGATTTCCTTAAATTTGTCAGCTGATGGAAATGTGAGGAGTCACTAGTTTCATAGATTAAGTTTGTCAGCTGATGGAAATGTGAGATAATTGTTAGGATGATCTCTTGTGTGCCCAACGGCTCACGGGTCTCAGCCTTTTGAGTACTAGGATCTCCCCCTTATCCTAACAGATTGGTACCGAGACCATATCCTTGGGCAGCTCGGATGTATCTATCTTTTTGTTTGGATCACATCATCTCGAGCGCCGAATCTTATTAGTGGATTTGAAGACTATGGTGACCCATAGATCTTAAGATGTTGATTTGCATAGCAGGGCCGGAATGCGAGGATTGCATTCTTCGAAAAGTATCATATCTTCTTTCCCTAGGGAGAAAGCAGAAACCAGAAAAAGGTGGAGGTTCGATCTCTCACCCAAAGCAATTAGGGCTGGTGGAATCTTCCCTTATAGGCTCCGAAAAATCATCGTGTACCTTTCCCCTATAGACTCTCTAACCTGCGCTATATATAAAGAGGTGGGGCCGTGGCACGCAGTACGAGGTTAACCGAGTCGCCAGTCACCCCAGTGATATCCCTTATCGATCTAGGGTTATCGCAGTGCTCATGGgaagcaccgccaccacctcaccGCTCTCTGCCGTCACCACCGTCGCACCCTCTGCCATGGCCACTAGAGCGGGCAGATGGAGCCAAGGAGAAGGTAATCCACCATCTCCTACTCCCTACTACCGCGAAGTTCAAACCGATCCGATCAAAAGCaatctatcaatggtatcagagccattcgGTGTTGATTTTCGGTGGtagaaatagaaaagaaaagaaacccCCTCCCCACAAAGAACCCTAGAACAgggcaaagaaaaacaaaataaaattgaaaagtTCACCGGAGGAGGGCCTTGGGCCCGCGGGCAAAGTGCGTTGCCGTAAGGCCGCGCCaattcctctcgatccccacatgCATCGGCAAGTCGAGGTGCGGGGAAGAACAACACCACCTCCCCAGGGGGGGTCAAAGGGCACCACCACTGTACCGCTTGACAGCGACGTGTTCACCTTGGAGGCGCTCGCGCGCACCAACAAAGGTGGGGCGCTACCGTTTTGAGCTTCACCGTCGTCGTCCACGTTGATGTAGAGAGGAGGCGCTGGTAGTGGAGAAAAAAGAAAGGggaagagggaggaaggagaggcgCGTGTGGAGCGGAGGTTTTCGACCCCGTCGCCGGTGGCTGGAATGAGCACCGCCGGTGGCCTGCAGTCGCCGCGTTCGAGCGAACAACGAGAGGCGAGAGGCATGTCCGAGAGAGAGGAGGCAAGCGGCGCGAGGGGGAAATGATTTTGGGTTTCCCCCTCGGCCCCGCCAGCCCTCGGTTTTGACCGCGCTATGCTCGCGAGCGGTCGTTGGATGGGGCCGCGACATCATCGGACGGCTCGGGCTCGCGGCGGGTCTCCATAGGTCAGGCCGTGGGCCATTCTTCTTTCACTGCGGGTCGGGCGTGCTGGGCTATGCTGCTACTATTTTGTGAAAATAGACTTCTTCAGAAAATTGAAAAGTTTCTGAAAAAGAAAATAGTTTTTTTGAGAAaataataaagttcatgaattttttctctataaaatagaaaagaaagagATATAGAAGCTTCTGAAAAGTAAAGTGCATGAATTTTTTATTCATGTTTTTCCACTGCAAATAAATAATAGTGCTCTTTTAAGAGAAAATAAAAGTTTAATGATAATTAAATTTTAAGAGCATATTAAAGTGATTATTGAAATAAATATGATTATGTTATTTTTATGACCAACATTGTTCATAACataatcatgatttattattgttgtaaAAGGTGCATTTACTTCTATTTTTGCCCAACGGTAATGTAGATTTAAATTGCATAAACGATTGTATGTTTTAATTTTGACCAACGTTGGATCAGTGCATGCAATTGTTGCCACGATCTTATTTCATTGTGGTTTTTAGGAGGATTTTACTTGATGAGCTGCATCAAAGAGATTCCAGCCCTCGGAGGTGACAACTACTCTGAATGGAGAAAGAAAGTCGATATGGCTTTCGTCTATGCTGAGGTGGACTGGATGGTGGATACTCCACAACCAGTCAAACCTATAGAGCCAGTCAGAGaggcaactgatgatgatgctgcaTGGGATAAAAAGAGGAGGGATTATGCTTCATTGGAGATGTCAtacacactactggaatcagagattttgccgtctgctccttctttgccgtctgctggctgatggcaaagacactctttgccatcagctaccagaaaccagacggcaaagagaaggctgatggcaaaggtactgtttgccatcagccagctctttgccgtcagctggctgacggcaaatctcattcaggcagacggcaaagagttcggGTGGCCCACcctgcaccccctctctccccccctaacggcctccctctttgccgtctgcttttctcATCTGTGCCGtcggcggcagacggcaaagagggtgcctcTCATCTCCCCTAATTGTCgcgccccacacccctctctctctcaccccccgccccctcccgaaaccagcaccgccgccgcgccgccgcgccgccacgccaccgccgcaccctgcgccgccgccacgccctcctcctccctgcgctgccgcgccctcctcctcccggcgccaccaccgcaccctcctcctccccgcccccgccccctcccgaAACCAGCACCGTCGCCGCGCCGCCACGCCACCACCgcaccctgcgccgccgccacgccctcctcctccctgcgctgccgcgccctcctcctcccggcgccaccaccgcaccctcctcctccctgcccccgccccctcctccaccacgccccctcctccttcccgggacctcctcctccaccaccgccgccggagctcgccccttctccaccatcgcccctccgccaccaccgccctctcctccaccgccggagctcggtgagtccttttttccttttttcggttaattcattaattaggttagttaggttagttgttaattacctattgttagttaggttagttaggttagttgttagtggttacgtactggtaattaggttagttaggttacttgttagttgttagtggtaattaggttagttgttagtggtattacccctcgagctaggttagttgttaggttagttgttaattacctactgtgtgttaggttagttgttaggttagtagttgcccgtgtagagccctccggtcgccgcctatgcttgcactagccacaacgttggggaacgtcgatgagcttgtcacgcacctgccatggctacgatgccatcgagctcacgtgctgcaacaacgatgctgctgcaaccacccccatgcaggtcggtgcagaaacattactgttgggaccacccccttcaggcaccggtgatattccacttcaacaccgaggatattacaacagctcgcaatagtagttgtcgcaccgacacgacatctcgacgacacccctgacacccgtcacgatgccctgaaaccccgacacgacgccccgacacgacatctcgacgacacccctgacacccgacacgatgccccgaaaccccgacacgacgccccgacacgacatctcgacgacaccccggcatgaaatatttttttatggaacctggaaagttttataaagtagtataggtaacctggaaagttttataggtaacctagaaagttttataggtaacctagaaagttttataggtaacctcgacccccgacccccgacccccgacaacactcaccctcgacccccgaccccctaccccgacccccgacgccactgacccccgacccccgacgccactgaccctcgatgatgatgcatttattgatgatgattattagtttgtaagattcacaacttaaattatatatattttaatatttattattcatgtacatattattattcatgtcagtcattcaatttttttatgttgtactaatttcttttaatctttatcatggcaggtgttgaaagatggtgggcgcgggtccagagcgctcgacgggttcttcccaggcgccccgcacgaggggtggttcttcccttccacccctatctctccgtagagccttggcagacagtctttcgacaccagccgggggttcttcttcgtcggcggcattgcccgctggtagaggtgctggtcgggtagggaagaaggggaagggtacagggagaggtggtggccgcggaagatccaggaggactgttgagccgtcctcgccaccaccaccagctcattcacccgagcataggactagtatggtcgacccgtttgcggagaaggctacggggactctggtccaggagcctggtgttcacgggcattcgtcccatgagactccggtccaggagcagcctcgggtcgaggtgcactcggcccaggagtagccggaggagactacggttccggaggcttcacccgacgtggagaggtcctgatgggagccttggccggatcgtaccgagttgccggattggaccgagggttcgggtggctcagggggcggggatggcggggatgagcttacggatagcgagggcgatgtgcaggtggacggggccccggctaccgtgtacaagcgtggtagtacacgtctcccggtcgccccggctacccgcgagcagaggccggtgattaaacctgaaggagataggtaagtacatttaccctttttttagcttttgccttcaagtttgttcaaatatctaatgcgctgaccttatcatactgcaggggatgggtacaacctcttggagtccgcaggccgaactccgtccttggtgtgctttgccggacaaatttcccggggtttgtcacgttacctggtgagggtcaggttcctacactaggatttacttgggagcactaccaggctgcgcaggccccgccggaggagattatagatggtgtcttgtgccacacgagggccgagatggtgatcaacagcttttgggtaaattatccttttacagaatctaaaattaacaatatacctaattattgtactaatcggtgttttcacgtttgattgcagaccttctataggtgtgaggatggatatgaggaggcggcggccaaggttctcgaggtcgagtgtaggcggttactacagaacttgcgccacgaggctcggccgcaggctattcgagattactacgccacgcgtggtattaagaaggagaagaaggattgccgcggaaagtttctgaagaaggagcaatacatgaaggtaattacctattcttaagtccttctacgtagttttcttgatttcattcataggcgtagcgctgaaaattctttctaataacttacaggtgcccccgagatggtgtgcggataagatggattgttgggaggcgttggttgatgagtggtgcacaggcagctggcgagccgtccacgataatgcgaaggatcggcgtagccaaatggttggtgtgccacaccatcaaggcagcgccaacttacttcagtttggacgaaactgggtatgtgatttgcttcatgattcatgcaattcattcttatgctaatattttgttcctctcttttaggcgcatcacaataagactgagatgccacacttgtacgacgtttatggcatggcccatactgcctcgtacaagaaggcaaaggcattctctgagtctgacctggatgatcccagtaacttcaccaacatatcatcccaccagaagctcgtggcatacagggacgcggggaaggctacgaaaggggatgactttaaccctagccaggaacctttggatccagagctggtgatgatatctggtggcgggaggccccatggctcgatagccattggagatgggataatacgttgtccactcactcttccggagatcaaggcgcgccagtcgagcaactgtcctgagataacgcgtcgtccacggccagtcgaacttgccatcgaggttagttgtacggactaagaacactttcatccatttcattatgtgtgtcaccatagatcattactgtggtaacgaggaatggtttttcaggctgctcttcagaaagagagagcggcaaaccaggctgctcttgagaaagagagattggcaagccaggctgctcttcaggctgctcttgatgagagggaccagagcacggcatgatcgcttgaggaggagagggcccggaatgaggcgggtcaacgggccctgtacgagctttttgtggtatgttttttttcacattagccaaatcatgcgtgtaatgtctgtttcaatactaactaatacgacccactcttcagggtctgtgcgagaagagcggtcaagtccctccgccgatgcccgtcttctctttgattggcacggtgagttccattataaactagtattaataattgagtgtcatcatgctaactgagacattgcaaaatatcttttctgcagaataactcccgagcggcatcgcacgacccttctccagggcaaccgtctccagacgaagccggcgcgagcaaccgtggtgtttctcctccttgatgaccactacggtaagtttctcctccaaacttagcttgttttcctctaaaatgagataattagccaatttagctccaagaagacataattaggtaatttagctccaataagaggagaagaaataggaaaaatgaaaagaaagaagaaaagatatttagctccaacaagaggagaagaaagaagaaaagatgTTTAGGGTTTAGGGCCAATTTAGCCcctggccttcttctcctcctcctccttcttcttgatttcttcttcttctcctcttcctcctctttcttcttcttctcctcctctttcttcttcttcttctaccataataagctcaaaatgaaaagaaagaagaagagatgaagaagaagagaagaaggagaaggaggaggaggaggaggaggaggagaagggaggaggaggaggaggaggaggagaaggccaaggaccttctatccttctcctcctcctccttctcctcctcctcctcctcctccttcttcttgatttcttcttcttctcctcctcctcctcctctttcttctcctctttcatattatccttgctttaattaacccaacaatgacatatttagcccatttagctccaaaataccgtaataagctcaaaatggcataagaaccttggttagctcatgaatattatatacttagcttcttttcctctaaaatgacataattggaatatttagctcaaaaaagacataattaggtaatttagctccaacaagaggataagaggagaagaaataggcaaaatgaaaagaaagaagaagaagagatgaagaagaagagaaggaggaggaggaggaggaggaggagaaggcccctggccttctcctcctcctcctcctcctcctcctccttcttgatttcttcttcttctcctcttcctcctctttcttcttcttctcctcctatttcttcttcttcttctaccataataagctcaaaatgaaaagaaagaagaagaagagatgaagaagaagagaagaaggagaaggaggaggaggaggaggaggaggaggaggaggaggaggaggagaaggccaaggaccttctatccttctcctcctcctcctcctccttcttcttgatttcttcttcttctcctcctcctcctatttcttctcctctttcatattatccttgctttaattaacccaacaatgacatagttagcccatttagctccaaaataccgtaataagctcaaaatggcataagaaccttggttagctcatgaatattatatacttagcttcttttcctctaaaatgacataattggaatatttagctcaaaaaagacataattaggtaatttagctccaacaagaggataagaggagaagaaataggcaaaatgaaaagaaagaagaagaagagatgaagaagaagataagaaggaggaggaggaggaggaggaggaggagaaggcccctggccttctcctcctcctcctcctccttcttcttgatttcttcttcttctcctcttcctcctctttctttttcttctcctcctctttcttcttcttcttctaccataataagctcaaaatgaaaataaagaagaagaagagatgaagaagaagagaagaaggagaaggaggaggaggaggaggaggaggaggaggagaagggaggaggaggaggaggaggaggaggaggaggagaaggccaaggaccttctatccttctcctcctcctcctcctcctcctccttcttcttcttgatttcttcttcttctcctcctcctcctctttcttctcctctttcatattatccttgctttaattaacccaacaatgacatagttagcccatttagctccaaaataccgtaataagctcaaaatggcataagaaccttggttagctcatgaatattatatacttagcttcttttcctctaaaatgacataattggaatatttagctcaaaaaagacataattaggtaatttagctccaacaagaggataagaggagaagaaataggcaaaatgaaaagaaagaagaagaagagatgaagaagaagagaaggaggaggaggaggaggaggaggaggaggaggagaaggcccctggccttctcctcctcctcctcctcctcctcctccttcttcttgatttcttcttcttctcctcttcctcctctttcttcttcttctcctcctctttcttcttcttattctaccataataagctcaaaatgaaaagaaagaagaagaagagatgaagaagaagagaagaaggagaagga
This window encodes:
- the LOC123430966 gene encoding tuliposide A-converting enzyme 1, chloroplastic-like, translating into MSAAPTATPAATADDDEIMYESMPRLRVYKSRVERYPAGSDFVAASTDAVTGVASRDTAISPNVSARLYLPRLDTADAVDARLPVLVYYHGGGFCLFSAFDSTYHAYLNAFAALAHALVVSVEYRLAPEHPVPAAYADSWDALAWVVSHSSGAGHDPWLARHADPSRLYLGGDSAGANIAHHVAMRAGASIRGLVLVHPYFLGSDEVGSDGLDPAMRERLGRLWRVACPAAAGEDDPLINPLADGAPGLEALACGRVLVCVAGADVLRDRGRAYYDRLGASGWRGEAEMWQAPGKGHRFHLLEPGCDEAVAQDTAISGFLNR